In Herbaspirillum seropedicae, a single window of DNA contains:
- a CDS encoding alpha/beta hydrolase produces MIPLIAPQEHWIDADDGTRLFCRDWLLPGATAAVQMVHGLGEHGGRYFSLARLFNEAGLSVRICDQRGHGNSGGVQGSLIRPDDLLRDLKLSFDDFSRRTECVPVLFGHSMGGLVAARFATGGYSPVRALALSSPALALDMKGWQKLLLAVSTAIAPGLALPTALPASRISHDPHEVRAYRKDPLNHGKIAPRMLHFMLDAMRQVEREAGQFTRPVLLQVAGDDAFVAPRGSRAFFDALPSGRKTLHWYEHAYHEIFNEEASLRAQAMQDLRNWLAQLSAQP; encoded by the coding sequence ATGATTCCCCTCATCGCCCCCCAGGAACACTGGATCGACGCCGACGACGGCACCCGCCTGTTCTGCCGTGACTGGCTCTTGCCCGGCGCGACGGCGGCAGTACAGATGGTGCATGGGCTGGGCGAGCATGGCGGGCGCTATTTTTCGCTGGCCCGGCTGTTCAACGAGGCTGGCTTGTCGGTGCGCATCTGTGACCAGCGCGGTCATGGCAATTCCGGCGGCGTCCAGGGCAGCCTGATCCGGCCGGATGACCTGTTGCGCGACCTCAAGCTGAGCTTCGACGATTTCAGTCGGCGTACCGAATGCGTGCCCGTGCTGTTCGGGCACAGCATGGGCGGACTGGTGGCGGCGCGCTTTGCTACCGGCGGCTACAGCCCGGTGCGGGCGCTGGCCTTGTCCTCGCCCGCGCTGGCGTTGGACATGAAGGGCTGGCAAAAGCTGTTGCTGGCGGTATCCACGGCCATCGCGCCAGGATTGGCGCTGCCGACGGCCTTGCCGGCCAGCCGCATTTCCCATGATCCGCATGAAGTGCGCGCCTACCGCAAGGATCCGCTGAACCATGGCAAGATCGCCCCGCGCATGTTGCATTTCATGCTCGATGCCATGCGGCAGGTGGAGCGCGAGGCCGGCCAGTTCACCCGGCCAGTGCTGCTGCAGGTGGCCGGCGATGACGCCTTCGTCGCGCCGCGCGGCAGCCGTGCCTTTTTCGACGCCTTGCCGTCCGGGCGCAAGACGCTGCATTGGTACGAGCACGCCTATCACGAAATCTTCAATGAAGAAGCCAGCCTGCGGGCGCAGGCCATGCAGGATCTGCGCAATTGGCTGGCGCAATTGTCGGCGCAGCCCTGA
- a CDS encoding HdeD family acid-resistance protein: MPDRKGKGAGPGKTVIRLVLLLLGADFIRRNWHVLALAGLSWGAIGVSLAIDALDGVLNFPLTLFGYLLLLESLVTLWVANSGIGAQKTLRYVKGALFLLIAVLVITQHQASNMALAMLFGIAFAIGGALQITSALVVRFPRWRTALVGGGVQILLAIFFFQPYPTHYKGTVPFCLALGLIFGGWNMIWLALRTRMLPADVSVDMLAARNSGDDRPFDAGVHRDDATLEEMRQPPATPAAAVSAAQPLTVHVWTPAGSARGPARRQPVIDRYIAAVDTNGVISTGHAALEIPPDLYISLYPAEEIDRSPDQFARLLRATADNDVKGRYLSDYPSEAASWCESTEKIVFRDYCRARLDRFWQRYRQTEIYNLTNRNCSSTVANALESALEGVIGGRNRHWTNALRMIFTPEIWVASHIRKRAVTMAWTPGMVLDYARALRAVVHPRPLSWAASLHLALRQSRRLRKGWRARRRYAQQHPPTGDL; this comes from the coding sequence ATGCCGGATCGCAAAGGGAAGGGCGCAGGCCCGGGGAAAACCGTGATACGTCTTGTCTTGTTGTTGCTGGGCGCGGACTTCATCCGTCGCAATTGGCATGTGCTGGCCCTGGCCGGCCTGAGCTGGGGCGCCATCGGCGTGTCCCTGGCCATCGACGCGCTGGACGGCGTGCTCAACTTCCCCCTCACCCTGTTTGGCTACCTGCTGCTGCTGGAAAGCCTGGTCACGCTGTGGGTGGCCAACAGCGGCATCGGGGCGCAGAAGACGCTGCGCTACGTCAAGGGCGCCCTGTTCCTGCTCATTGCGGTGCTGGTCATCACCCAGCACCAGGCCAGCAATATGGCCCTGGCCATGCTCTTCGGCATTGCCTTCGCCATCGGCGGCGCCTTGCAGATCACCTCGGCGCTGGTGGTGCGCTTTCCGCGCTGGCGCACGGCGCTGGTGGGCGGCGGCGTGCAGATCCTGCTGGCCATCTTCTTCTTCCAGCCTTATCCCACCCATTACAAGGGCACGGTGCCGTTCTGCCTGGCGCTGGGCCTGATCTTCGGCGGCTGGAACATGATCTGGCTGGCCTTGCGCACCCGCATGCTGCCGGCCGATGTCTCGGTGGACATGCTGGCCGCCCGCAATAGCGGCGATGATCGCCCCTTCGACGCCGGCGTGCATCGCGACGATGCCACCCTGGAGGAAATGCGGCAGCCGCCGGCCACGCCTGCGGCCGCCGTCAGCGCGGCGCAGCCGTTGACGGTGCACGTATGGACGCCGGCGGGCAGCGCACGGGGACCGGCGCGCCGGCAGCCGGTGATCGACCGCTATATCGCCGCAGTCGATACCAATGGCGTCATCTCCACCGGCCACGCTGCCCTGGAAATACCGCCGGACCTCTACATCAGCCTGTATCCGGCCGAGGAGATCGACCGCTCGCCCGACCAGTTCGCCCGGCTCTTGCGCGCCACCGCCGACAACGACGTCAAGGGCCGCTATCTGAGCGACTATCCCAGCGAGGCCGCCTCCTGGTGTGAATCGACCGAGAAGATCGTCTTTCGCGACTATTGCCGCGCGCGTCTGGACCGTTTCTGGCAGCGTTACCGCCAGACCGAGATCTACAACCTGACCAACCGCAATTGCTCCAGCACCGTGGCCAATGCCCTGGAGTCTGCGCTGGAAGGCGTGATCGGCGGGCGCAACCGGCATTGGACCAATGCCTTGCGGATGATCTTTACGCCCGAGATCTGGGTGGCCAGCCACATCCGCAAGCGCGCCGTCACCATGGCCTGGACACCGGGCATGGTGCTCGACTATGCCCGCGCCCTGCGCGCCGTGGTGCATCCCCGTCCCTTGTCCTGGGCCGCCTCGCTGCACCTGGCGTTGCGCCAGAGCCGCCGCCTGCGCAAGGGATGGCGCGCACGCCGCCGTTACGCCCAACAGCATCCACCGACCGGAGACCTATGA
- a CDS encoding YdcF family protein has product MADNAGIVDFPVCLPMPLSVLVSALASTLLLPPVSPLLLALAGLLLRRHAPRWRRFGLLLIVLGVATLLVLSTRVGSLLLIAPLENSYPVLRSPGQAQAIVILGSGRIDRAPEYGGLDDANAIGMKRLQYGAYLHRQSGLPILVTGGNPDGSPESEAAVMARTLERDFAVPVRWQEGRSNTTYDNATLSAAMLKEAGISRILLVTDSLHMPRAMQVFATTGLQVQAAPTVFAGQARTRVTDYLPNAASLQLASYALREWIGQLWYRVRQ; this is encoded by the coding sequence ATGGCCGACAATGCCGGGATTGTCGACTTTCCTGTCTGCCTGCCCATGCCCCTGTCGGTCCTCGTCTCCGCCCTGGCCAGCACCCTGCTGCTGCCCCCTGTTTCCCCGCTGCTGCTGGCCCTGGCAGGGCTGCTCCTGCGACGTCATGCACCGCGCTGGCGGCGCTTCGGTCTGCTGCTCATCGTGCTGGGGGTGGCCACGCTGCTGGTGCTGAGCACGCGGGTCGGTTCGCTGCTGCTGATCGCTCCGCTGGAAAACAGCTATCCCGTGCTGCGCAGTCCGGGCCAGGCTCAGGCCATTGTCATCCTCGGTTCGGGCCGCATCGACCGCGCCCCGGAATATGGCGGCCTCGACGACGCCAACGCCATCGGCATGAAGCGCCTGCAATACGGCGCCTACCTGCACCGCCAGAGCGGCCTGCCGATTCTGGTGACGGGCGGCAATCCGGACGGATCGCCTGAGAGCGAAGCGGCCGTGATGGCGCGCACTCTGGAACGCGATTTCGCCGTGCCGGTGCGCTGGCAGGAGGGACGCTCCAACACCACCTATGACAACGCTACCCTCTCTGCGGCCATGCTCAAGGAAGCGGGGATCTCCCGCATCCTGCTGGTCACGGACAGCCTGCACATGCCGCGCGCCATGCAGGTCTTCGCCACCACCGGCCTGCAGGTGCAAGCCGCTCCCACCGTCTTTGCCGGTCAGGCGCGCACACGTGTGACCGACTACCTGCCCAATGCGGCCAGCCTGCAACTGGCCAGCTACGCCCTGCGCGAGTGGATAGGCCAGCTGTGGTACCGGGTCCGGCAATAG
- a CDS encoding methyl-accepting chemotaxis protein produces MGQLSFNKKLWLPLVLSLIALLAISIFSAVMVRNIRLEERKADLTNIGQTALSLVKGYGALADSGALSKEDAQKLAKQAIKSLRYGTDGYFSISTSGQIIVMHPIKTELDGKDLSNFKDPAGNNLFVEITKAGSKPEGGFVHYLWPKVGAAEPVPKTSFVIAYKPWDWNLTTGAYMDDINAAFLRTLWQMALLFAAVSAALVALVIVINHGILRTIGGDPAQAAEVANRIAQGDLTPNIETAPGDSSSLLYAVRSMRDSLLSTITNIKASAGTIASASQEIASGNLDLSGRTEQQAGSIEETASAMEELTATVKQNADNARQANQLAESASEVAIQGGSVVSQVVQTMEGITDSSRKIADIIGVIDGIAFQTNILALNAAVEAARAGEQGRGFAVVASEVRSLAQRSASAAKEIKTLIDDSVAKVDTGSKLVEQAGATMTEVVASVRRVTDIVGEISSASQEQSAGIAEVGRAITQMDEGTQQNAALVEQAAAAAQSLQDQAATLAGLVGRFHVDGSQASIAPTAPQAAKPATRPVQPTTPPATPALRKPAAPQPARPALAASKAAAPKAAPKTAAAQPAKAEAPAAKPTGKSPSRLPAGEDEGDWETF; encoded by the coding sequence ATGGGCCAGCTGTCCTTCAACAAGAAACTTTGGCTGCCGCTCGTCCTCAGCCTCATCGCACTGCTGGCAATCTCGATCTTCAGCGCAGTGATGGTCCGCAATATCCGGCTGGAGGAACGCAAGGCCGACCTCACCAATATCGGCCAGACCGCCCTCTCGCTGGTCAAGGGCTATGGCGCCCTGGCCGACAGCGGTGCACTCTCCAAGGAAGACGCGCAGAAACTGGCCAAGCAGGCCATCAAGAGCCTGCGCTATGGTACTGACGGCTACTTCTCCATTTCCACCTCGGGCCAGATCATCGTGATGCACCCGATCAAGACCGAGCTGGATGGCAAAGACCTGAGCAACTTCAAGGACCCCGCCGGCAACAATCTCTTCGTCGAGATCACCAAGGCCGGCAGCAAGCCCGAAGGCGGCTTCGTCCATTACCTGTGGCCCAAGGTGGGCGCCGCCGAACCGGTCCCCAAGACCTCCTTCGTGATCGCCTACAAGCCCTGGGACTGGAACCTCACCACCGGCGCCTACATGGATGACATCAACGCCGCCTTCCTGCGCACCCTGTGGCAGATGGCGCTGCTCTTTGCCGCCGTGTCGGCGGCGCTGGTGGCGCTGGTGATCGTCATCAACCACGGCATCCTGCGCACCATCGGTGGCGATCCGGCCCAGGCGGCCGAGGTCGCCAACCGCATCGCCCAGGGTGACCTCACTCCCAATATCGAGACCGCCCCGGGCGACAGCAGCAGCCTGCTCTACGCGGTGCGCAGCATGCGTGATTCGCTGCTCTCGACCATCACCAACATCAAGGCCTCCGCCGGCACCATCGCCTCGGCCTCGCAGGAAATCGCCAGCGGCAACCTGGACCTGTCGGGCCGTACCGAACAGCAGGCCGGCTCCATCGAGGAAACCGCCTCGGCCATGGAAGAACTGACGGCCACCGTGAAGCAGAACGCCGACAATGCGCGCCAGGCCAACCAGTTGGCCGAATCCGCGTCGGAAGTGGCGATCCAGGGCGGCAGCGTGGTCAGCCAGGTGGTGCAGACCATGGAAGGCATCACCGACAGCTCGCGCAAGATCGCCGACATCATTGGCGTCATCGATGGCATCGCCTTCCAGACCAATATCCTGGCGCTGAACGCGGCGGTGGAAGCCGCCCGCGCTGGCGAACAGGGCCGCGGCTTTGCGGTGGTGGCCTCGGAAGTGCGCTCGCTGGCCCAGCGTTCGGCCTCGGCGGCCAAGGAAATCAAGACCCTCATCGATGACTCGGTGGCCAAGGTCGACACCGGCAGCAAGCTGGTCGAACAAGCTGGCGCCACCATGACCGAAGTGGTGGCCAGCGTGCGTCGGGTCACCGACATCGTCGGCGAGATCAGCTCGGCCAGCCAGGAACAGAGCGCCGGCATCGCCGAAGTCGGGCGCGCCATTACGCAGATGGATGAAGGTACGCAGCAAAACGCGGCGCTGGTGGAGCAGGCTGCCGCTGCGGCGCAATCGCTGCAAGACCAGGCGGCCACGCTGGCGGGACTGGTCGGCCGCTTCCACGTCGATGGCAGCCAGGCCAGCATCGCCCCGACGGCGCCCCAGGCGGCCAAGCCTGCAACCCGCCCCGTCCAACCGACCACGCCACCGGCGACGCCCGCACTGCGCAAGCCGGCCGCTCCCCAGCCGGCTCGTCCGGCGCTGGCAGCATCCAAGGCCGCCGCTCCCAAAGCTGCTCCCAAAACCGCTGCCGCCCAGCCGGCCAAGGCCGAGGCCCCTGCCGCCAAGCCGACGGGCAAATCGCCATCGCGCTTGCCTGCCGGGGAAGATGAAGGCGATTGGGAAACCTTCTGA
- a CDS encoding NrsF family protein codes for MKTDDLISMMASGVTPVDRRLPVKQMAQALLLGGLGALLLMLKIYGLRPDLGLMLGVPLFWIKLAFPTTLAVGALLVLRRLMRPGLRVGVRWAGIALPGLAVWAGGALVLLSAPLAQRLPLLMGISWRSCPFNIALLSIPLFIGIFWAVRGMAPTRLRLTGAIAGLLAGATATMVYCLHCPEMGVPFWGVWYFLGILIPAAAGLLLGPRLLRW; via the coding sequence ATGAAGACTGACGACCTCATTTCCATGATGGCCAGCGGCGTGACGCCGGTGGACCGTCGCCTGCCGGTCAAGCAGATGGCCCAAGCGCTGCTCTTGGGCGGCCTGGGCGCGCTGCTGCTGATGCTGAAGATCTATGGGCTGCGCCCCGACCTGGGACTGATGCTGGGCGTGCCGCTGTTCTGGATCAAGCTGGCCTTTCCCACGACGCTGGCAGTGGGTGCGCTGCTGGTGCTGCGCCGCCTGATGCGTCCGGGCTTGCGTGTTGGCGTGCGCTGGGCGGGCATCGCCTTGCCGGGCCTGGCGGTCTGGGCTGGCGGCGCGCTGGTGCTGCTCAGTGCGCCGCTCGCCCAGCGTCTGCCGCTGCTGATGGGTATCAGCTGGCGCAGTTGCCCCTTCAATATCGCATTGCTGTCCATTCCGCTGTTCATCGGCATCTTTTGGGCCGTGCGCGGCATGGCTCCGACCCGGTTACGCCTGACCGGCGCCATCGCCGGACTGCTGGCGGGCGCCACGGCGACCATGGTGTATTGCCTGCATTGTCCGGAGATGGGCGTTCCGTTCTGGGGCGTCTGGTACTTCCTGGGCATCCTCATTCCGGCCGCGGCGGGCTTGCTGCTGGGGCCGCGCCTGTTGCGCTGGTAA
- a CDS encoding sigma-70 family RNA polymerase sigma factor, whose translation MTESPYLLATGGPPLPDDLAGLPGKPAHPTEERLRTLLLAGLDGDAVAYRNFLSELSGRLRAFLRKRLVHLQDDVEDVVQETLLAIHNARHTYRPDQPLTAWVHAIARYKLMDFLRARSRRDAFLDPLEEEHDLLAICDDEPAQARRDVGALLEELPDKQRLPIVHVKLEGLSVAETAQLTGMSESAVKVGIHRGLKALALKIREKLQA comes from the coding sequence ATGACTGAGAGTCCTTACCTGTTGGCCACTGGCGGCCCGCCCTTGCCGGACGACCTGGCGGGTCTGCCCGGCAAGCCCGCGCACCCTACCGAAGAGCGCTTGCGCACCTTGCTGCTGGCCGGTCTCGATGGCGACGCAGTGGCCTACCGGAACTTCCTTTCCGAACTGAGCGGTCGCCTGCGCGCGTTTCTGCGCAAGCGCCTGGTTCATCTGCAAGATGACGTCGAGGATGTGGTGCAGGAAACCCTGCTGGCCATCCACAACGCCCGTCATACCTATCGTCCCGACCAGCCGCTGACAGCCTGGGTGCACGCCATTGCTCGCTACAAGCTGATGGATTTCCTGCGCGCCCGTTCACGCCGTGACGCCTTCCTCGATCCGCTGGAAGAGGAGCACGACCTGCTGGCCATCTGCGACGATGAACCCGCGCAGGCGCGGCGCGACGTCGGCGCGCTGCTGGAGGAGCTGCCCGACAAGCAACGCCTGCCGATCGTGCATGTCAAGCTGGAGGGCCTGTCGGTGGCCGAAACGGCGCAACTGACGGGGATGTCGGAGTCGGCCGTCAAGGTGGGCATCCATCGTGGCCTCAAGGCCCTGGCCCTGAAGATCCGGGAGAAACTGCAAGCATGA
- a CDS encoding DUF1109 domain-containing protein, with the protein MKTMELVNMLAAGTGDSSGPGQRSLARNAAARMAVALAVGLMGAALLLALLYGVRSDLRTLLQQPLFWMKVSFPLAALSAGQLAATRLARPGMRIGLGPAAALLLPPCVLWLAGGVWLALAPPSQRLELLLGSSWEVCSANVALLSLPTLATMLWFLRGLAPTQLRAAGAAAGLVAGAQGVLVYSLYCVEMAPPFWGVWYVLGVALPTAAGAWCGPWLLRW; encoded by the coding sequence ATGAAAACGATGGAACTGGTCAACATGCTGGCCGCCGGGACGGGAGACTCTTCCGGCCCCGGGCAGCGCAGCCTGGCGCGCAATGCGGCCGCCCGGATGGCGGTGGCGCTGGCCGTCGGGCTGATGGGGGCGGCCTTGCTGCTGGCCTTGCTCTACGGTGTGCGCAGCGATCTGCGCACATTGCTGCAGCAGCCGCTGTTCTGGATGAAGGTGTCGTTCCCGCTGGCGGCGCTGTCGGCGGGGCAATTGGCGGCGACCCGTCTGGCCAGGCCGGGCATGCGCATCGGCCTGGGTCCGGCGGCGGCGCTGCTGCTGCCGCCTTGCGTGCTGTGGCTGGCCGGCGGCGTCTGGCTGGCGCTGGCGCCGCCCTCGCAGCGCCTGGAGCTGCTGCTGGGCAGCAGCTGGGAAGTCTGTTCCGCCAATGTGGCCTTGCTGTCGCTGCCTACCCTGGCGACCATGCTGTGGTTCCTGCGCGGGCTGGCCCCCACGCAATTGCGCGCAGCTGGGGCGGCCGCCGGGCTGGTGGCGGGCGCGCAGGGCGTGCTAGTCTATTCACTTTATTGCGTGGAGATGGCGCCGCCGTTCTGGGGCGTCTGGTATGTACTGGGAGTGGCGCTGCCGACGGCGGCTGGCGCCTGGTGCGGCCCGTGGCTGCTTCGTTGGTGA
- a CDS encoding DUF2282 domain-containing protein, with protein sequence MNKHLVATAALTLASLASGVAMAQDKQSMNKPAVEKCYGVSMAGQNDCKAGEGTTCAGTAKMDYQGNAWKNVPAGTCTSIKTPRGMGSLKPV encoded by the coding sequence ATGAACAAGCACCTCGTCGCCACCGCCGCCCTGACCCTCGCCAGCCTCGCCTCGGGCGTGGCCATGGCGCAAGACAAGCAATCGATGAACAAGCCCGCCGTCGAGAAGTGCTATGGCGTTTCCATGGCTGGCCAGAACGACTGCAAGGCCGGCGAAGGCACCACCTGCGCCGGCACCGCCAAGATGGATTACCAGGGCAACGCCTGGAAGAACGTGCCGGCCGGCACCTGCACCTCCATCAAGACGCCGCGCGGCATGGGTTCGCTCAAGCCGGTCTGA
- a CDS encoding DUF692 domain-containing protein, producing MTAHLLSAGLGLKPQHFDAALDCTAPGLWFEVHPENYLMDGGPRLAWLQAIREHHPVALHGVSLSLAGPDAPDPVHLRQLAQLAARIEPVLVSEHLAWSRAGGHYLPDLLPVPRTTETLARLAANISRTQDGLKRRIALENPSHYLRMDQHSWSEPEFLHELVRRTGCGLLVDVNNVHVSACNLGIDARQYLDQLPVDDILEIHLAGHSADASLPGLLVDSHDAPIAAPVWALYQHLLARTGARPTLIERDGNVPAFKELMAERETAATLLQETAAAPQEQTA from the coding sequence ATGACAGCACACCTCCTCAGCGCCGGCCTGGGCCTGAAGCCGCAACACTTCGACGCGGCGCTGGACTGCACCGCACCGGGCCTGTGGTTCGAAGTCCATCCGGAGAACTACCTGATGGACGGCGGCCCCCGCCTGGCCTGGCTGCAAGCCATCCGGGAGCATCATCCGGTGGCCTTGCACGGGGTGTCGCTGTCATTGGCCGGGCCCGATGCGCCCGATCCGGTTCACCTGCGCCAGCTGGCGCAGCTGGCCGCCCGCATCGAACCGGTGCTGGTGTCCGAACATCTGGCCTGGTCGCGCGCAGGCGGACATTACCTGCCCGACCTGCTGCCAGTTCCGCGCACCACCGAGACACTGGCGCGGCTGGCCGCCAACATCAGCCGCACCCAGGATGGGCTCAAGCGTCGCATCGCCCTGGAAAATCCTTCCCATTACCTGCGCATGGACCAGCACAGCTGGAGCGAGCCCGAATTCCTCCACGAGCTGGTGCGCCGCACCGGCTGCGGCTTGCTGGTCGACGTCAACAATGTCCACGTCAGCGCCTGCAACCTGGGCATCGATGCCCGCCAGTATCTGGACCAGTTGCCCGTCGATGACATCCTCGAAATCCATCTCGCCGGCCACAGCGCCGACGCCAGCCTGCCCGGCTTGCTGGTCGATTCGCACGATGCCCCGATTGCCGCGCCGGTGTGGGCGCTGTACCAGCATCTGCTGGCGCGCACCGGTGCGCGTCCCACGCTGATCGAACGCGATGGCAACGTCCCCGCTTTCAAAGAACTGATGGCAGAGCGCGAGACCGCCGCGACGCTGTTGCAGGAGACTGCCGC